From the Dama dama isolate Ldn47 chromosome 24, ASM3311817v1, whole genome shotgun sequence genome, one window contains:
- the LOC133045842 gene encoding translation machinery-associated protein 7-like, whose amino-acid sequence MLGREGGKKKPLKQPKKQAKEMEEEDKAFKQKQKKLEELKAKAVGKGLLATDGIKKSGKKEVVPYA is encoded by the coding sequence ATGTTGGGCCGTGAAGGTGGCAAGAAGAAGCCCCTGAAGCAGCCTAAGAAGCAAGCCaaggagatggaagaggaagaTAAGGCAttcaagcagaagcagaagaaactCGAGGAGCTAAAAGCGAAGGCTGTGGGGAAAGGCCTCCTGGCCACAGATGGAATTAAGAAATCTGGCAAAAAGGAAGTTGTTCCTTATGCCTGA